GCCGGTGCCGCGCAGCGGGACGAAGTAGGCGGCGGTGTCGAGGAACGGACCCTCGGCGTGCGCGGCGTCCCGCACGGTCAGCGTCACCAGGCCGGTGGCGAGCGGGGTCAGGATCCGGGCGCCGGGCACGCACTGGGCGAGCCAGGCGCGCGGGACGGTGGGCAGCGCGCAGGTGGCGATGATCCGGTCGTAGGGGGCGCGTTCGGGGACCCCGCGGGCGCCGTCGCCCGTGACCACCGCCGGGTGGTGGCCCGCGGCGGCCAGATGGCACCGGGCCGCCTCGGTGATCTCCGGTTCCAGGTCGACGGTGGTGACGAGGCCGTCGTCGCCGAGCCGGTGGGCGAGCAGGGCCGCGTTGTAGCCGGTGCCCGCGCCGACCTCCAGGACCCGGTCTTCGTCGGCGGGCCGCAGTTCGGCCAGCATCTGGGCCATCAGCGAGGGCTGGCTGCTGGAGGAGACCAGTTCGCCGTCGCGCAGCCGGGTGGCGAGCGGCACGTCCTCGTAGGCGCCGCGCAGCCACCGTTCGCGCGCCGCGGCATCCGGGCTCTGGCCCCAGCGGCGTTCGTGGCCGCCGGGCCCGGCGACGTAGTAGTACGGCACGAACAGGTGCCGCGGCACCCGGGCGAACGCCTCCCGCCACACCGGGTCGGCCGCCCACGCCCCGCTCGCCTCGATCTCGCGCACCAGCCGCGCCCGCGCCTCGGCGGCGAGGCCGTCCCAGTCCTGCTCGTCGGTCCCGACAGCGTGCGCGCCCATGCCTCCACTGTGCTGCGCGGAGCGCCGCGAGGCGAGCACCGGCGCCGGGCCGCGCCCTTCCCCCCGGCCGGGGGTGAACGGGTCCTAGGACGGGGTCCTCCGTCCGGCGGTCTGAGACGATGAACGGGTGAATGAGATTCGGCGCGGCACGCTTCAGGAGCAGACCTTCTACGAGCAGGTCGGTGGGGAGGAGACCTTCCGCCGGCTCGTGCACCGTTTCTACGAGGGGGTCGCGGGCGACCCCGAACTGCGGGCGATGTACCCGGAGGAGGACCTCGGTCCGGCGGAGGAGCGGCTGCGGCTGTTCCTGATGCAGTACTGGGGCGGCCCGACGACGTACGGCGAGCGGCGCGGCCATCCGCGGCTGCGGATGCGGCACGTGCCCTTCACGGTGGACCGCGCGGCGCACGACGCCTGGCTGCGGCACATGCGGACCGCTGTGGACGAGCTGGGCCTGTCCGAGGAGCACGAGCGGACGCTGTGGAACTACCTGACGTACGCGGCCGCCTCCATGATCAACACCCCGGGCTGAGCCGCCCGGCGCGCCCCGGCCCGATCCGCCCCAGTCCGATCCGCCCCGGCCCGAACCACCGGTTCTGAGCCACCGGCTGGCGTGCACGAGTCCGGAACGTCGCTCGGAGTCCCGCATTCCGGTCGTTCGACGCCGATTTCCGGTCACAATCCGATCAAGCTCGGTCTACAAGCGCTTACCCGTGCCCGGTCCCCTCTGACAGCATCGCCGAAAGGTCTGAACAACTACGGGGGAGCCGGGTGGCGGGGTTCACGGGATTCATCCTGTCGCGGGCGCGCGCCCACCGGCTGCTCCTGGCCGCCGCGGTGCTCTCGGTCCTGCTGACGACGGCCGTGCTGGCCACGCTCACCGCCTACTCCGGCGCGATCGGCGACGCCGCGCTGCGCCACTCGCTGCGGGACCCGCGCAACGCGGCCGGCACGACCCTGGTCGTCAAGGCCGACGTACCGCCCGCGCAGCGCGCCGCTGCCGACGCGGCCGTACGGAAGCAGGTCCGCACCGCATTCGACGGCCTGCCGGTGAGCGTGCACGCGCTGGCCCGCTCCGGCCCCTACTCCCTGCCGCGCACGCTCCAGCCGGCCGCGCAGCGCTCCGGCGACCCGGACCTGACGTACTTCGCCGCCCTGGAACCGGCCCAGGTGCGGCTGGTCTCCGGCAGCCTCCCGCGCGCCACCGCGACGGGCGAGCTCCAGGCCGCGCTGCCGCAGGCGGCGGCGCAGCGCCTGGGCCTGAAGCCCGGCGCCCGGCTGACCCTCGGCGACCGTCTGCGCGAGCGCGAGGTCCAGGTGCGGATCACCGGCCTGTACCGGCCCGTGCGGGCCGACGCGCCGTACTGGCAGCTGGACGACCTGGGCGGACGCGGTGTCCGCAAGGTCGACTTCACGACGTACGGGCCGCTGCTGGCCGACGCCGGGCTGCTCGCCGGGGACCGGGTGAGCGCCGGACAGACCGCCTGGCAGGCCGCCGCGGACTTCGGCACCCTGACCACCGGCCGGACCGGCGCGCTGCGCGACGCGGTCGGCGCGGGCGCGGCCGCCCTGAAGAAGACGACCGCCCTGGGCGCCACCCCGACCGTCACCACCACGCTGCCCGACGTCCTCGACCGGATCGACCGCTCCCTGCTGGTGGCCCGCTCGACCCTGCTGATCGCCGCGCTCCAGCTCGCGCTGCTCGCCGGATACGCGCTGCTGCTGGTGGCCCGGCTGCTGAGCAGCGAACGCGCCGGTGAGAGCCGGCTGCTGCGGGCCCGCGGCGGCTCCCGGGCCCGGCTGGCGGGCCTGGCCGCCACGGAGGCGCTGCTGCTGGCCGTGCCGGCCGTGGTGTGCGCGCCGCTGCTCGCCGGGCCGCTGACCCGGCTGCTGGCCGGGCAGGGCGCCCTGGCCCGGATCGGGCTGCATCCGGACGTCCCGGTGACCGGCGGCCCCGGGGTGTGGCTGGTCGCCGCCGCGGTGGCGCTGGGCTGCGCGCTCGCGGTGACGCTGCCCGCCCTGACCTCCTCCCTCGCGCCCGGCCGCCGCGCCCGCGCGCTGCCCGCGCCGCTGCGGTCGGGCGCCGACGTCGGCCTGCTGGCGGTGGCCGGTGTCGCCTACTGGCAGCTGAACCAGCAGTCCTCCGGCGCGGTCGGCGGCGACAGCGCCGGCGGGCTCGGCATCGACCCGCTGCTGGTCACCGCGCCCGCGCTCGCCCTGCTGGCCGGCACGGTGCTGACCCTGCGGCTGCTGCCGCCGGTGGCGCGGCTGGCCGAGCGGCGGGCGGCCGGCGGCCGCGGACTGCCGACCGCGCTGGCCGGCTGGCAGTTCAGCCGCCGCCCCACCCGCGGCGCCGGACCGGTGCTGCTGCTGGTGCTGGCCATCGCGCTGGGCATGCTGGCGATCGGCCAGAACGCCTCCTGGGACCGCTCGCAGGACGACCAGGCCGACTTCCTCGCCGGTGCGCCGGTGCGGGTGATGGGCGCGGGCGAGGGCGGCCTCGGCCGCACCGAGCAGTACGCGGCCGTCCCGCACGTGCGGTCCGCCGCCCCCGCCGTCCGCTCCTCGCTGCCGCTGTCCGGCGACCGGACGGCGACCGCCCTCGCCCTGGACACCACCACCGCCTCCGGCGCGGTGCTGATGCGCCCCGACCTGGCGCCGCAGCCGGTGACGCCGATGCTCGCGCAGCTGGCCCCCAAGGGCGCGGCGGCGGGCGTGCCGGTGCCGCAGGGCACCACCCGGCTGCGCCTGACGACGGCCGTGCGCGGCACCCCGGCCGAGCGTCCGGCGCCCTCGGTCGACCTGGCGGTCACCGTCGAGGACCGGTACGGCGTCCCCTACCGCACGTCCCTGCCCGCGCTGCCCGCCGACGGCCGCGCCCGCCCCCTCGACCTGCGCCTGCCGCCCGGCGCGGGCCCGCTGACGCTGACCGGCCTGGACCTGACCGTGACCCAGCCGGTCGACCGGGCCGCCGAGCACCGTCTGACCGTGTCCCGGATCGAGACCGTCGGCGACGGCGGCACGACACGGGCGCTGACCCTGCCGACGACCTGGACGGCGGTCTCCTCCGGCGGCGACCAGGACTCCTTCCCCGACCACAGGAACGCCCCGGCCGCCGCGAAGGTGACCTCGGCCCGGCCGCTGACGGTCACCTACGGCACCGGATACGTGCCGCGCGAGAACAGCTACGACCTGGACACGGTGAGCGTCCGGCTCCAGGTCGGGCGGCCCGCACGGACGGAGATCGCGGCGGTGGCCACCGACCGCTTCCTGGCCTCCGCGGGCGCCCGCACCGGACAGCGCATGGACGTCACGTTCGCCGGCCGCAACCTGCCGGTGCGGATCGTCCGCGCGGTGCACGAGCTGCCGACCACGTCCGGAGCGGGCCAGAGCGCCGCCCCGGACGCGGCCCACGACGGCGGAGGCATCCTGATGGACCTGCGGTCGGTGAACCGGCTGCTCCAGAGCGGCTACGGCGAGAGCGCCGAGCCCACCGAGTGGTGGCTGAGCACCGACCCCGCGCACACCGGCGACGTCGCCGCCGCCCTGCGCGCCCTGCCCGACGTCGACCCGGCGCAGGTCGTGGTGCGCGCCGAGATCGCCGACCGGCTGCGCGACGACCCGTTCGGCGCCGGACCGGCCGCCGCGTTCACGGCCGCGGCGGTGGTCGCGGCGGCGCTGGCCGCGCTCGGCTTCGCGGTGAGCGCGGCCGGGGCGCTGCGCGAACGGGACGCCGAGTTCGCGGTGCTGCGCGCCCTGGGCGCCCCGCGCCGCCAGCTCGCCCGGATGCTCGCCGCCGAACAGGGCGTGCTGGTGGCCCTCGCGCTGGTGGTCGGCGTGGCCCTGGGCACGGTCCTGACCCGGGCCGTGATCCCGCTGATCGTCCTGACCGGGCAGGCCGCGAAACCGGTGCCGTCGGTGCTGGTCCAGCTGCCGCCCGGCCAGGTGGCGCTGCTGCTCGCCGGTGTCGCCGCCGCACCGCTCGTCGTCACGGCGGTCATGACCCTGCGCCGGGCCGACCCGGCGGTGTCCCTTCGAGACCGCGGAGGTGAGTGAGGTGAACACCCGCACCGTCGCTCCCGCCTGGGTCCGGGTACGGCTGCGCACCGCGCCCGGTGCCGCCGCGGCCCTGGCCCTGCTCGTCGCGCTGACGGCCTGTCTGGCCGCCGCGTTCCCGCGCGCCCTGGACCGCTACGAGGACGCGGGCCTGACCCGCGCCGTCGACCAGGCGACCCCGAAACGCACCGTCCTGACGGTGACGGCGCCGCAGCCCGGCCTCCAGCTGCCCGCCGAGGAGCGCTACCAGGCGCTGCTGCCCCCGGCGCTCGGCCGCCAGTTCGCCCGGGTCACCGGCGCCGTACCGGCCCCGCTGAGCGTCGACGCCGGCCAGTCCGCGTACGGGGTGCAGAACACCGCCGACCTCAGCGTCCCGGACCCGTGGATCCCGCGGCCCAACGGCATCCCCGCGCAGATCCGGCTCGCCGCGCAGAACGGCCTGGCCGCCCACTCCACCGTGCGCGACGGCCGGCTGCCCCGGGCCGACGGCGAGGTGACCGCCGAGACCGCCGAGGTGGAGGCCGCCGTCACCGCCGAGACGGCCGAGAGCCTGCATGTGAAGGTGGGTTCGGTCGTCCACGTGCCCGCCGTGTCCCGGCCGCCGCTGGCCGTCCGCGTCACCGGCATCGTCACGCCCCGCGAACCGAACGGCTCCTACTGGTCGGCCCAGACGCTGCTGCGCACACCCGCCCTGGTGCGGGTCCCCGGCGGCACCGACCCCCTGTACTACTGGCTGGGCGCCCTGCTGCTCCCGCCGGAGGCGGCCCCCGCCCTGCTGGGCACCAACGGCCAGCCGGTCCGCTACTGGCAGATCGCCCCCGACGCCGGCGCCCTGCACGCCTACGACCTGGACCGGCTGAAGTCGGCGGTCGCCACCCTGGAGGCCGGACCGGGCCTCGGGCAGATCCGCGCGGCCACCGACCCGGCAGCGCAGGCGGACACCGACCTCGACGACATCCTCACCGCCTACCGGCGGCTGACCTCCGGCGTCGGCCCGCTGGTCGCGGTCGCCGCGTTCGGCGGTGCCACGGTCGCCCTCGTCGTCCTGCTGATGGCCGGGGGCCTGGCCGCCGACCGCCGCCGCTCCGAACTGGCCCTGCTGCGCGCCCGCGGCGCCTCGCTGCGCGGGCTCACCGGCCGGCTGCTGACGGAGACCGCGGTGGTCGCGGTGCCCGCCGGGGCCGTCGGCCTGGGCGCGGCCCTGCTCGCCGTGGACGAGGGCCGCCGCCTCCCGGCCGTCGCCGCCGCCGTCGCGGTCACGGCCGTCGCCTGCGCCGCGCTGCCGCTGCGCGCGGCGCTGGCCCACCGGGTGGTCCGCGTCCACGCCCCGCGCGAGGACACCATGTCGGTACGCCCCTCCAGGGGCCGTACGGTCGCCGAACTGACGCTGCTGGTCATCGCCGTGGGAGCGGTCATCGCGCTGCGCCGTCGCGGGGTGTCCGGCTCCTCGGACGGCTCGGGCGACCAGCTGGTTTCGCTGGCCCCGGTGCTGATCGGCGTGATCGCCGCGCTGGTGCTGGTGCGGCTCTACCCGCTGCCGCTGCGCCTGCTGATGCGCCCGGCCGCGCGGCTGCGCGGAGCCGTCGGCCATCTGTCGCTGGCCCGCGCGGGCCGTACGTCCGTCTCGGCCGTACTGCCGCTGCTGGCCCTGCTGACCGCGCTCACCACGGCCGCCTTCGGCGGTTCCGTGCTGGCCGGGGTGGCGGACGCCCGTGACCACGCCGCGCTCATCGCGGTCGGCGCCGACGCCCGCGTCGAGGGCACCGGGGTGCTGCCCGCCGCCCTGCCCGACCGCGTCCGCCACGCCCCCGGCGTCCGCGCGGTCACCGAGGCCGCCGTCAACTACCAGGCCAAGGCGGGCACCGGGTTCACCCAGGTGACCCTGGCCGGTGTGGTCCCCGCCGACTACGCGGCCCTGTCCGGCCGTATGGGGCTCGGCGCCTTCTCCCAGGACACGCTGCGGCGGCCGTCCGGCGGCGGGACCCCGCTGCCCGCGCTGGCCTCCCCCTCGGTCGCCCGGACCTACGGCACCCAGCCCTTCCCGGTGCGGCTGGACGACGGCAGCGACGTCACCGTGCGCATCGCCCTGGTCCGGGAGCGGACACCGGCCGTGATCGGCACCAACTTCCTGGTCGTGGACCGCTCCGGCCTCACCCGGCAGGCAGCCCGCACCAGCACTCTGCTGCTGACCGGCGACCACCTCGACGCGGGCGCGCTGCGCCGGGCGGCGGGGGCGTCCGTGGGCGTGGAGCTGCGCTCCGCCGAGCGGGCCCGGTTCGTCGACTCGCCGCTCCAGTCCGGCGCCGAGCGCATCTACACGGCGGCGGTCGCGGCCGGCACCGGCTACGCGGTGCTCGCCCTGCTCCTCGCCCTGCTGCGCTCCGCGCAGGAGCGCGGCGCGATGCTCGCCCGGCTGCGCACCATGGGTCTCACCCGCGCCCAGGGGCGCCGCCTGCTGGTGCTGGAGTCGCTGCCGCAGGCGGTGCTCGCCGCGGCCGGCGGCGCGCTGACCGGCTGGGCGACGATCCGGCTGCTCTCCCCCGGTATCGACCTGACCACGATCGCGCTGCCGACAAGCGTCGGCGCCACCGGCGCGAGCGCGCTGCGCACCGACCCGCTGTCCCTGGCCGTACCCGCCGTCGCGGTCCTGCTGCTGGCGGTGGCGGTCGCCGCCGTGCAGGCCTGGTGGACGGGGCGCAAGAGCTCCGTACGGGAGCTGCGGGCGGGGGAAGCGCGATGAGCGCCACCGGCACGAGGCGCGCGACGAGCGCCACCGGGGCGAGCACCGCCGAGGCGGCCGGCCCGCTCGGGCGGGCCGGCCGCCGAACCAGTCCCTCCGACCGACCCCGCCCCCGCCCCCGCCGCCGTAGCCGCCCCAGCCGCCACAGCCGCCGTGCAGGAGTCTTGCGATGACGACGAACCCCACCCTCGCCGACCTGGCCCGGCGCGCCACCGAGGACCGCACCCGGCCCGCCTACGGCCATGACGCGCTGATCACCTGCGACCGGCTGGTCCGCATCTTCTCCGCCGACGGCGTGGAGGTGCAGGCCCTCCAGGGCCTCGACCTGCTGGTGCGCAAGGGCGAGCTGATGGCGCTCGTCGGCGCGTCCGGCAGCGGCAAGTCCACCCTCATGAACATCCTCGCCGGTCTGGACACGCCCACCGCGGGCGCGGCCCGGGTCGGTGACCACGACCTCCTCGCCATGACGGCCAAGGACCGGCTGCGCTACCGCCGCGAGGTCGTCGGCTTCGTCTGGCAGCAGACCTCCCGCAACCTGCTGCCGTACCTGACCGCCGCGCAGAACGTCGCCCTGCCCATGCAGCTGGCCGGCGCCCGCGGCCTGGCTCGCCGCGCCAAGGCCGAACGCGCGCTGGAACTGCTGGAGCTGCTGGAGGTCGGCGACTGCCGCGACCGGCGCCCGCACCAGATGTCCGGCGGCCAGCAGCAGCGGGTCGCCATCGCGGTGGCCCTCGCCAACAACCCCTCGGTGCTGCTCGCCGACGAGCCCACCGGCGAACTCGACTCGCACACCGGCGAGCAGGTCTTCGCCGCCTTCCGCACCGCCAACGAACGCCTGGGCACCACGATCGTCATCGTCACCCACGACCAGGCGGTGGCCACCGAGGTCCGCCGCACGGTCGCCATCCGCGACGGCCGCACCTCCACGGAGGTGCTGCGCCGCAGCGAGGTGGACGCCGCCACCGGCGACGAGCGGGTGGTCAGCCGCGAGTACGCCATGCTGGACCGGGCCGGCCGGCTCCAGCTGCCCGCCGACTACACCCAGACCCTCGGCATGCGCGACCGCGTCGCGCTGGAACTGGAGGAGGACCACATCGCGGTGTGGCCCGACGACAGCGACAGCGAACGGGCCTGAGCCCGCGCCGCGCCCGGCGGGACCGTCGGCCCGGTGCGCCGGACCGGGCTCAGCGGACGCTGACGCCCAGCGCGCCGAGCCCGGCCCGGCGCACCGCCACCGACCCGAACGGGGTGCGCAGCCGGAGCCAGGCGCCCGAGGAGAACAGCGCGGGCCCGCCCGGCGCGGGCACGGCGGGGGTACCGGCCCCGGCCGAGACGGCGGGCGGCGCGGGTGACGCGGGTGATACGGGTGCGGCCCCGGCTCCGGAGTCAGTGGTCCCCGTGGGCCCGGTGGTCGCGGTCCCGCGCAGGAAGCCCAGGGACTGCGCCGCGTGCACGGCCCGCACCGGCAGGGCGGTCTCGCCGACCGTCCGGGACCAGATCTCCCGCCCGATCCGGTCGAGCTCGGCGCGGGTGCGCCGCTCGGGCACCAGGCTCCCCGTACGGGAGCGGAACTCGGCGACGGCCGCCGACACCAGCGCGCGCAGCGCCTCGGCCGGGGGCAGCCCCGGCTCGCGCCGCCAGCCGCCGCGCGGCGGCAGCACGCCCGCCCACGGCGGCCCGGTCACCGCGGCCGGCACGACGCCCGTCGCGGCCTTCTCGTCGATGGACTCCAGCAGCTCGCCCGCGGAGACGGTCACGTCGAGCGTGGCGTCGAGACCGTCCTCGTAGGGCTTGGCGAGAGCCACCGCGCGCACCGCCAGCACCTCGAACGACGCCGGCCGCCCGAACACCGCGAGCGCCGTCCCGGCCGCCTGGAGGCGGACGGCGGCGGCACGGTCGTAGTGCAGCAGCCGGGAGAGGAAGGCGGCGAGGTCGGCCGCCTCCGTCTCGTCGGCGAGGTGGAGCACCGTCATGCGGCGACGGCCTCCTCCTCGGCCGTCTCGTCCCGGTACTCCCCGAGGAACTCGCGCTCCTCGGCGGTGAGCCGGCGCGGGCGCTGCGCCTCGAAGTCGAACGGCACGATCACCGTCGACGCCCGGACGTAGATCCGGTCGCCGTCCTTGACCTCGTAGCCGAGGGTGAAGGACGCCGCCCGGATCTCGGCCACCCACAGCTCGATGTCCACCGGCTCGTGCCGGTGGACGAGCTGCCGCTTGTAGTCGATCTCATGACGCGCCACCACGGACCCCTGCTGGAAATCCTTGTCCGGGCGGAACAGGAAATCGATGCGCGCCTCCTCCAGGTAGCGGAGGAACACCACGTTGTTGACGTGGCCGTAGGCGTCCATGTCCGCCCAGCGCAGCGGGCAGCGGTATGTGTGGCGCATCTGCTTCGATCAGCCCCGGGTCAGCTTCTTGTGGGTGGCGCGGTGCGGCCGGGCGGCGTCCGGGCCGAGCCGCTCGATCTTGTTCTTCTCGTACGACTCGAAGTTGCCCTCGAACCAGAACCACTTGGAGTCGCCCTCGTAGGCGAGGATGTGCGTGGCCACCCGGTCCAGGAACCAGCGGTCGTGGGAGACGACCACGGCGCAGCCGGGGAACTCCAGCAGCGCGTTCTCCAGGCTGCCGAGGGTCTCGACGTCCAGGTCGTTGGTCGGCTCGTCCAGGAGCAGCAGGTTGCCGCCCTGCTTGAGGGTGAGCGCGAGGTTGAGGCGGTTGCGCTCACCGCCGGAGAGCACACCGGCCGGCTTCTGCTGGTCCGGGCCCTTGAAGCCGAAGGCGGAGACGTACGCCCGGGAGGGCATCTCGACCTGGCCGACGTTGATGTAGTCCAGCTCGTCGGAGACGACGGCCCACAGCGTCTTCTTGGGGTCGATGTGCTCGCGGCTCTGGTCGACGTAGGAGATCTTGACGGTCTCGCCGACCTTGATGCTGCCGGAGTCCGGCTCCTCCAGGCCCTGGATCATCTTGAACAGGGTGGTCTTGCCGGCGCCGTTCGGGCCGATGACACCGACGATGCCGTTGCGCGGGAGGGTGAAGCTGAGATTCTCGATGAGGACCTTGTCGCCGAAGGCCTTGTTCAGCTTGTCGACCTCGACGACCACGCTGCCCAGGCGGGGGCCCGGCGGGATCTGGATCTCCTCGAAGTCCAGCTTGCGCATCTTGTCCGCCTCGGCCGCCATCTCCTCGTAGCGGGCCAGCCGCGCCTTGGACTTGGCCTGGCGCCCCTTGGCGTTCGACCGCACCCACTCCAGCTCTTCCTTGAGGCGCTTCTGCCGCTTGGCGTCCTTCTGCCCCTCGACCCGCAGCCGGGTGGCCTTGGTCTCCAGGTACTTGGAGTAGTTGCCCTCGTAGCCGTGCAGCCGGCCGCGGTCGACCTCGCAGATCCACCCGGCGACGTTGTCCAGGAAGTACCGGTCGTGGGTGACGGCGACGACGGTGCCCTCGTACTTGGCGAGGTGCTGCTCCAGCCAGTTCACCGACTCGGCGTCGAGGTGGTTGGTGGGCTCGTCCAGGAGCAGCAGGTCGGGCGCCTCCAGCAGCAGCTTGCACAGCGCGACGCGGCGCTTCTCGCCACCGGAGAGGTTGGCCACCGGCCAGTCGCCGGGCGGGCAGCCCAGCGCGTCCATGGCCTGCTCCAGCTGGGCGTCGAGGTCCCAGGCATTGGCGTGGTCCAGCTCCTCCTGGAGCTTGCCCATCTCCTCCAGCAGCGCGTCCGAGTAGTCGGTCGCCATCTGCTCGGCGATCTCGTTGAACCGGTCGAGCTTGCCCTTGACCTCGGCGACGCCCTCCTGGACGTTCTCCAGGACCGTCTTGTCCTCGTTCAGAGGCGGCTCCTGGAGCAGGATGCCGACGGTGTAACCGGGCGACAGGTACGCGTCACCGTTGGAGGGCTGCTCGAGCCCCGCCATGATCTTCAGCACGGTCGACTTACCGGCACCGTTCGGGCCGACGACGCCGATCTTGGCACCCGGAAGGAAATTCAGGGTGACGTCGTCGAGGATCACCTTGTCGCCGTGCGCCTTGCGCGCCTTGCGCATGGTGTAAATGAACTCAGCCAAGAGAAACCGTCCGGCAGCTTGAAACTGGCAGTGGGCAGATACACCCCATCTTGCCGTACGGCCACCCCTGCGCGGAAACGCGTCAGGTTGTGGGGCTCTGACCTGGGGGTTCGCCGGTGACGACCGGAGGCTGAGGGCGGCCGGCCCGGTGGACGTCGCCCTGTCCACAGGGGTCCCACGCCGTACCGGCGCCTTCCGGGAGGACAGATGCAATGGTCGACGATCGCCGCGACAGCCGTGGGCACCGTGCTCGGGGTCGTCGCCACCCTCGCCGCCGATCACGTCCGATGGCGACGCGACAGGGCGGAACACGACCGTGAGACGTTGCGCACCGCGTGCACGGAGTACCTGTCGGCCCTTTCCAGAGCCAGGGACGCGTTCTCCCGGACGGCCCCTTCCCCGGACCGTGTCGGCAAGGGACACGTCGCGATCGGCGAACACGGCGTGTACGCGGCACAGCAGCAACTGGAACTGGTGGCCCGCCGGAGGCTCGTCGACAGCGCCGGCCGCACCACCCTCGGCGTCCTCGACTTCCATGACGCGGTGGCCGCGGGACACGCCCCGGACTCACCGGAGTACGTCCACGCCTGGCGAGCAGTCGGCCGGGCCCGTACAGCGCTGATCGAAGAGATGCGGGCCGCCCTCCGCCGGACCTGAGGCTCCCCCCCCGGCCGGTCCTGGGCGGATACGCGGCAGCCCGGGACGCCTGACCGGGGGCCCTGGTGACGGCCAGGACTCGCCGCCCGGCCGGGCTATCGTGCCGCTGTGACCAGCGCAGCGGAGCGTCCCCTCCTCTTCCTCGACGTCGACGGCCCGCTCATCCCCTTCGGATCGCCGAACGCCCCGCCGCAGGCCGCCGCCCCACCCGCCCGGCCCGGGGGGAACCCGCTGCTGGACCGGCTGGACCCCGGCATCGGACCACGCCTCCTGGCCCTGGGCTGCACGCTCGTCTGGGCCACGACATGGACGCAGGACGCGAACGAGACCGTCGCCCCGCTCCTCGGCCTGCCGCGGCTTCCCGTGGTGCAGTGGCCGGCCACCGACCCGGGCGACGGTCCCCGGGGCCTGCACTGGAAGACCCGGGCCCTGGTCGAGTGGGCCGACGGCCGGACGTTCGTCTGGCTCGACGACGAGATCACCGCCATGGACCACACCTGGGTCACCGCACAGCACCCGGGCCAGTCCCTGCTGCATCGCGTTGAC
The sequence above is drawn from the Streptomyces sp. SAT1 genome and encodes:
- the ettA gene encoding energy-dependent translational throttle protein EttA, with amino-acid sequence MAEFIYTMRKARKAHGDKVILDDVTLNFLPGAKIGVVGPNGAGKSTVLKIMAGLEQPSNGDAYLSPGYTVGILLQEPPLNEDKTVLENVQEGVAEVKGKLDRFNEIAEQMATDYSDALLEEMGKLQEELDHANAWDLDAQLEQAMDALGCPPGDWPVANLSGGEKRRVALCKLLLEAPDLLLLDEPTNHLDAESVNWLEQHLAKYEGTVVAVTHDRYFLDNVAGWICEVDRGRLHGYEGNYSKYLETKATRLRVEGQKDAKRQKRLKEELEWVRSNAKGRQAKSKARLARYEEMAAEADKMRKLDFEEIQIPPGPRLGSVVVEVDKLNKAFGDKVLIENLSFTLPRNGIVGVIGPNGAGKTTLFKMIQGLEEPDSGSIKVGETVKISYVDQSREHIDPKKTLWAVVSDELDYINVGQVEMPSRAYVSAFGFKGPDQQKPAGVLSGGERNRLNLALTLKQGGNLLLLDEPTNDLDVETLGSLENALLEFPGCAVVVSHDRWFLDRVATHILAYEGDSKWFWFEGNFESYEKNKIERLGPDAARPHRATHKKLTRG
- a CDS encoding HAD domain-containing protein codes for the protein MTSAAERPLLFLDVDGPLIPFGSPNAPPQAAAPPARPGGNPLLDRLDPGIGPRLLALGCTLVWATTWTQDANETVAPLLGLPRLPVVQWPATDPGDGPRGLHWKTRALVEWADGRTFVWLDDEITAMDHTWVTAQHPGQSLLHRVDPARGLADTDFHAVAGWLATVGHPPGRPTTR